The Perca fluviatilis chromosome 2, GENO_Pfluv_1.0, whole genome shotgun sequence genome includes a region encoding these proteins:
- the LOC120549505 gene encoding olfactory receptor 52D1-like yields MIMINSTQVSYFTFGAYFNIGLFKYLFFIIIMCFYAVIISTNLLLIVVICMNRSLHEPMYLFLCSLFVNELYGSTGLFPFLLVQILSDIHTVSAPFCFLQIFCLYSYGAVEFWTLAIMSYDRYLAICYPLQYNTRMTSNKVAVLIALTWLFPFFAIAVPIFLSSSLQLCGNIIKKVYCDNYYVVKLACSDTRVNNIYGLINLCLIVFGPLSLIIYTYVMILKVCFSGSKQTRQKAVSTCTPHLASLLNFSFGCFFEIVQSRFDMSSVPMMLRIFLSLYFLTCQPIFNPLMYGLQMSKIRSLCKSLIFG; encoded by the coding sequence ATGATCATGATAAACTCTACACAGGTTTCATATTTCACTTTTGGTGCATACTTTAATATTGGGCTCTTTAAATActtatttttcattattattatgtgttttTATGCTGTAATAATTAGTACAAATCTTTTGCTGATTGTGGTTATCTGTATGAACAGAAGCTTACATGAACCTATGTACCTTTTTCTGTGCAGCCTGTTTGTAAATGAACTGTATGGTAGTACAGGGTTGTTTCCATTCCTTCTGGTTCAGATCctctctgacattcacactgtCTCTGCTCCATTTTGTTTcctgcagattttctgtttgtACTCTTATGGAGCTGTAGAATTTTGGACCTTAGCGATCATGTCTTATGACAGATATCTTGCTATCTGTTATCCTCTGCAATATAACACACGTATGACATCTAACAAGGTTGCCGTGCTTATTGCTCTAACATGGTTATTTCCATTTTTTGCAATTGCTGTCCCGatatttttaagttcctctttACAGCTATGTGGGAACATCATTAAAAAAGTATACTGTGACAACTATTATGTTGTCAAACTGGCCTGCTCTGACACCAGAGTGAACAACATTTATGGACTCATTAACCTATGTCTTATAGTCTTTGGTCCTCTCAGTTTAATTATTTACACGTACGTGATGAtccttaaagtgtgtttttctgGTTCTAAACAGACCAGACAGAAAGCTGTCAGTACCTGCACACCTCACCTCGCTTCTCTGCTCAACTTCTCTTTTGGGTGTTTCTTTGAAATAGTACAGAGTAGGTTTGATATGAGCAGTGTACCCATGATGTTGCGCATATTTTTGTCATTATACTTCCTGACCTGCCAACCAATCTTCAACCCTTTAATGTATGGCCTGCAAATGTCTAAAATACGTAGCTTATGCAAAAGTCTTATTTTTGGTTAA